In Capsicum annuum cultivar UCD-10X-F1 unplaced genomic scaffold, UCD10Xv1.1 ctg2532, whole genome shotgun sequence, one DNA window encodes the following:
- the LOC107866571 gene encoding probable calcium-binding protein CML22 isoform X1 translates to MKDTVGSAQPCPVFKSLSNKVGSLLCFWNAPKKYRRLDTKLETKMMELKRSSSGQSKFRSINSIILKFPRFKEGLKEIKGVFEQFDEDSNGTIDRDELKKCVKKLQFHVKEEEIDDLFDSCDVDEKEGIQFNEFIVLLCLLYLVMDSSSSSDNTSKNGSPELEATFNTIVEAFLFLDKGGDAKLHKKDVIKVLNDECPSEKSPSHVTRTRFKEMDWDRSGNVCFRQFLLAFLDWVGIDTDDENHTTKR, encoded by the exons ATGAAAGATACAGTAG GCTCAGCTCAGCCATGTCCAGTATTCAAGTCATTATCCAACAAGGTTGGAAGTTTACTGTGCTTTTGGAATGCGCCGAAGAAGTACAGGAGATTGGATACTAAGCTTGAAACAAAAATGATGGAGCTTAAGAGAAGTTCATCAGGACAAAGCAAATTCAGGTCAATCAATAGTATAATCTTGAAATTTCCTCGGTTCAAAGAGGGGTTGAAGGAGATAAAAGGCGTCTTTGAACAGTTTG ATGAAGATTCAAATGGGACTATTGACCGGGATGAACTAAAGAAATGCGTAAAGAAGCTGCAATTTCATGTTAAAGAGGAGgaaattgatgatcttttcgacTCTTGTGATGTGGATGAAAAGGAAGGGATTCAATTCAATGAGTTCATTGTTCTTCTATGTCTTCTTTATCTCGTGATGGATTCATCCTCCTCCTCCGATAAT ACCTCGAAGAATGGCTCACCAGAGCTAGAAGCAACATTCAACACAATAGTTGAGGCATTCTTGTTTCTTGATAAAGGTGGTGATGCGAAACTGCACAAGAAAGATGTCATCAAGGTGCTAAACGATGAATGTCCTTCCGAGAAATCCCCTTCTCATGTCACTCGGACTCGATTTA AAGAAATGGACTGGGACAGGAGTGGCAATGTCTGCTTCAGGCAATTTCTTTTGGCGTTTCTTGATTGGGTTGGGATAGACACAGACGATGAGAATCACACGACTAAAAGGTAG
- the LOC107866571 gene encoding probable calcium-binding protein CML22 isoform X2 produces MKDTVAQPCPVFKSLSNKVGSLLCFWNAPKKYRRLDTKLETKMMELKRSSSGQSKFRSINSIILKFPRFKEGLKEIKGVFEQFDEDSNGTIDRDELKKCVKKLQFHVKEEEIDDLFDSCDVDEKEGIQFNEFIVLLCLLYLVMDSSSSSDNTSKNGSPELEATFNTIVEAFLFLDKGGDAKLHKKDVIKVLNDECPSEKSPSHVTRTRFKEMDWDRSGNVCFRQFLLAFLDWVGIDTDDENHTTKR; encoded by the exons ATGAAAGATACAGTAG CTCAGCCATGTCCAGTATTCAAGTCATTATCCAACAAGGTTGGAAGTTTACTGTGCTTTTGGAATGCGCCGAAGAAGTACAGGAGATTGGATACTAAGCTTGAAACAAAAATGATGGAGCTTAAGAGAAGTTCATCAGGACAAAGCAAATTCAGGTCAATCAATAGTATAATCTTGAAATTTCCTCGGTTCAAAGAGGGGTTGAAGGAGATAAAAGGCGTCTTTGAACAGTTTG ATGAAGATTCAAATGGGACTATTGACCGGGATGAACTAAAGAAATGCGTAAAGAAGCTGCAATTTCATGTTAAAGAGGAGgaaattgatgatcttttcgacTCTTGTGATGTGGATGAAAAGGAAGGGATTCAATTCAATGAGTTCATTGTTCTTCTATGTCTTCTTTATCTCGTGATGGATTCATCCTCCTCCTCCGATAAT ACCTCGAAGAATGGCTCACCAGAGCTAGAAGCAACATTCAACACAATAGTTGAGGCATTCTTGTTTCTTGATAAAGGTGGTGATGCGAAACTGCACAAGAAAGATGTCATCAAGGTGCTAAACGATGAATGTCCTTCCGAGAAATCCCCTTCTCATGTCACTCGGACTCGATTTA AAGAAATGGACTGGGACAGGAGTGGCAATGTCTGCTTCAGGCAATTTCTTTTGGCGTTTCTTGATTGGGTTGGGATAGACACAGACGATGAGAATCACACGACTAAAAGGTAG